A window of Halogeometricum sp. S1BR25-6 genomic DNA:
GCTTCCGCGAGGTCGCCCGCGACATGGGATTCAAGAAGTACAGATAACAATGGCAGGAAACGACCCCCTCTCCAACGCTCTCGCCGGCGTGAACAACGCCGAGAGCGTCGGGCATCTGTCGCACGAGATACAGCCCGCCTCCAGCGTCATCGGCTCCGTCCTCGAGGTCTTCTACGACCGCGGGTACGTCGACGGCTTCGAGTTCGTCGACGACGGCAAGGCCGGAACGTTCGAGGTCGAACTGAACGGCGCTATCAACGAATGTGGTGTCGTCAAGCCCCGCTACTCCGCGGGTGCCGACGAGTTCGAGAAGTGGGAGAAGCGATATCTCCCCGCCCGCGACTACGGGACGCTCATCGTCACGACGAGCCACGGCGTCATGAGCCACTACGACGCCCGCGAACAGGGCATCGGTGGCCAAGTAATCGCCTACGTGTACTGAGACAATGAACCGAGTAGAAATCGAAATTCCGGACGACGTCTCGGCCGAGATCAAGAATCTCGACCTCACCATCGAAGGCCCCAACGGGAGCGTCACGAAGACGCTCTGGTACCCCGCCGTCAGCGTGACGGTGGAGGACGGTCACATCGTCATCGAGTCCAACGACGACAAGGCGAAGACGAACGCGACCGTCGGCACCTTCGAGAGCCACGTGGAGAACATGCTCTACGGCGTCACCGATGGATGGGAGTACAAGATGGAAATCTACTACGCCCACTTCCCGATGCAGGTGAACGTGCAGGGCGACGAGGTCGAAATCGAGAACTTCCTCGGCGAGAAAGCGCCGCGGCACGCGAAGGTCCGCGGCGACACGCAAGTACAGGTCGACGGCGAAGAAGTGGTCCTGACCGGCCCCAACAAGGAGGACGTCGGGCAGACCGCCGCCGATATCGAACAGCTCACCCGCGTGAACGACAAGGACACGCGCGTCTTCCAGGACGGCGTGTACATCACGCAGAAACCGGAGAAGGAGACGGTCTAAATGGCTGACGAAGAGATCCAAGAACTCGAAGACATCAGCGGCGTCGGTCCCTCGAAGGCCGAGGCGCTCCGCGAGGCCGGCTACGAGTCGGTCGAGGACGTGAAGGCCGCGAGCCAGTCCGAACTGGCCGAGGTCGACGGCGTCGGGAACGCGCTCGCCGCGCGTATCAAAGCCGACGTCGGCGGCCTCGAAGTCTCCGAAGACACCGAGGCGGAAGTCGAAGAGGAGACCGAGGAGCCGGAGAGCGAGGAAGCGGACGTGGAGACGGAACTCCAACCCCGCGGGCACGCGGACAAGACGCCCGACCTCGACTCGGACACCGCGGCTGCGCTCGCACAGAAGCACCGCGAGGGCAAGCCCGCCTTCCGGCGGCAGGACTACCACAAGAAGAAGCGGACGCCCGAATCGTGGCGGAAGCCCCGCGGCAACCTCTCGAAGCAGCGCCGCGGCGTCAAGGGCAAGGGGCCGAAAGTCGAGTCGGGCTACCGCTCGCCGAAGGCCGCCCGCGGTCTCCACCCGTCCGGCTTCGAGGAGGTTCACGTCCACAACGTGAACGACCTCGAAGGCGTCGACGGCGACACCGAGGCCGTCCGCATCGCCTCCTCCGTCGGCGCTCGCAAGCGCGAGCGCATCGAGGAGGAAGCCGAGGACCGACAGATTCGCGTCCTCAACCCCACCTACGTCGAAGTGGAGGTCGACGAATGACCGATCTGAAAGCCCAACGACGCATGGCCTCCGACGTCCTCGACGTCGGAAAGAGCCGCATCTGGTTCGACCCGGAGGAACAGGCCGAAATCGCGGAAGCCATCACCCGAGAGGACATCCGCGAACTCGCCGACGAGGGAACGATTCGCATCAAGGATGCGAAGAGCAACTCGAAGGGACGCGCCCGCGAACGCGCCGAGAAGCGTTCCTACGGTCACCGGAAGGGCCCCGGCTCCCGCAAAGGGAAGTCCGGCGGTCGGAAGAGCTCGAAGGACGAATGGATCAGCCGAATCCGCGCGCAGCGTCGTCGCCTGAAGGAGCTTCGCGACGACGGGCCGCTGACGCCGACGCAGTACCGCGAACTGTACAACAAGGCGTCCGGCGGCGAGTTCGACAGCGTGGACAGGCTCGAAGCGTACGCACGAAACAACTACGACGTGGAGATAGAATAATGGCGACAGGACCACGCTACAAGGTGCCGATGCGACGTCGCCGGGAAGTCCGGACGGATTACCACCAGAGGTTGCGCCTGCTGAAATCGGGCAAACCCCGCCTCGTTGCTCGTCTGAGCAACAAGCACGTCAGGGCGCAGCTGGTTACCCCCGGACCGAACGGAGACGAAACGCACGCGGCCGCCTCCTCGGAGGACCTCGCGGAGTACGGCTGGGAAGCCCCCACGGGCAATCTCCCCAGCGCGTACCTCACGGGCTTCCTCGCGGGGACGCGGGCGCTGGAGGCCGGCCTCGAAGAGGCCGTCCTCGACATCGGCCTGAACACGGCGACGCCCGGAAACAAGGTGTTCGCGGTTCAGGAAGGAGCGATAGACGCTGGCCTCGAAATCCCGCACAACGAGTCGGTGCTCGCGGACTGGTCGCGTAACCGCGGCGAGCACATCGCCGAGTACGCAGAGCAGCTCGACGAGCCGCTGTACGGCGGCGATTTCGACGCCACGAACCTACCCGAGCACTTCGACGACGTGCTCGAACGACTTCAGGAGGACGCATGAGCCAACGCAACAGCAACGGCTGGGAGCCGCGAACGCGGCTCGGCCGCATGGTACAGGACGGCGACGTCACCTCGATGCAGCAGGCGCTCGACACCGGACTTCCGCTCAAGGAGGCCGAAATCGTCGACCAGCTCCTGCCCGGACTCGAAGACGAGGTGCTCGACATCAACATGGTTCAGCGCATGACCGACTCCGGTCGGCGCGTGAAGTTCCGTTGTGTCGTCGCCATCGGGAACCGCGACGGGTTCCTCGGCTACGCCGAGGCCCGAGACGACCAGGTCGGGTCGGCCATCCAGAAGGCCATCGACGTGGCGAAGCTGAACATCATCAAGGTCGACCGCGGCTCCGGTTCGTGGGAGGACTCCGCCGGCGGCGTGAACTCCCTCACCCGGAAGGCCGAGGGGAAGGCCGGCTCCGTGACGGTCGAGATCATGCCCGCACCGCAGGGCCTCGGCCTCGCGGCCGCAGAGACCGTTCGGAACATCCTCGAACTGGCCGGCGTGCAGGACGCCTGGACCCGCTCGAACGGGAACACGCGGACGACGGTCAACCTCGCGAAGGCGACGTACAACGCGCTGAAGAACGCCTCGCAGTCGCGCACCCCGCGGCGCGCGCGAGAGAAGCAGCAGGAGGCTGGCAACTGATGCAAGCCATCGTGCAGCTTCGCGGCGACGTGAACATGAGCGAGGCCACCCACGACACGCTGAAGATGCTCAACATCCACAGCGTGAACCACTGCGCGTTCGTCCCCGAGACGGACACGTATCGCGGGATGATCACGAAGGTCAACGACTACGTCGCGCACGGCGAACCGAGCGCCGACGTGGTCGAGACGCTCCTGCGGACGCGCGCCGAACCCGCGGAGGGTTCCGAGACGGTCGACGACGACTGGATCGCAGAGCACACCGACTACGACGACGTCTCCGCACTCGCGGAGGCCGTCGTCGACGAGGAGACGACGCTGCGCGAGCAGGGTCTCTCCCCCGTGCTTCGCCTGCACCCGCCGCGCGGCGGTCACAAGGGCCAAAAGCACGTCACCAAAGAGGGCGGTCAGCTCGGACAACACGAGACCGAGCAGATCGACGAACTCCTGGAGGATATGCGATGACCTCGAAGAAACGACGACAGCGCGGTTCTCGCACGCACGGCGGCGGCACACACAAGAACCGGCGCGGCGCCGGCAACCGCGGCGGACGCGGCCGCGCGGGACGCGCCAAACACGAGTTCCACAACTACGAACCGCTCGGGAAACACGGCTTCGACCGACCCGAGAAGGCGAAAGACACCGTCGTCGAGGTAAAGGTGCAGAAACTCGACGAGGACGCGGCGCTTC
This region includes:
- a CDS encoding 30S ribosomal protein S8 — translated: MAGNDPLSNALAGVNNAESVGHLSHEIQPASSVIGSVLEVFYDRGYVDGFEFVDDGKAGTFEVELNGAINECGVVKPRYSAGADEFEKWEKRYLPARDYGTLIVTTSHGVMSHYDAREQGIGGQVIAYVY
- a CDS encoding 50S ribosomal protein L6, with amino-acid sequence MNRVEIEIPDDVSAEIKNLDLTIEGPNGSVTKTLWYPAVSVTVEDGHIVIESNDDKAKTNATVGTFESHVENMLYGVTDGWEYKMEIYYAHFPMQVNVQGDEVEIENFLGEKAPRHAKVRGDTQVQVDGEEVVLTGPNKEDVGQTAADIEQLTRVNDKDTRVFQDGVYITQKPEKETV
- a CDS encoding 50S ribosomal protein L32e; translation: MADEEIQELEDISGVGPSKAEALREAGYESVEDVKAASQSELAEVDGVGNALAARIKADVGGLEVSEDTEAEVEEETEEPESEEADVETELQPRGHADKTPDLDSDTAAALAQKHREGKPAFRRQDYHKKKRTPESWRKPRGNLSKQRRGVKGKGPKVESGYRSPKAARGLHPSGFEEVHVHNVNDLEGVDGDTEAVRIASSVGARKRERIEEEAEDRQIRVLNPTYVEVEVDE
- a CDS encoding 50S ribosomal protein L19e, with the protein product MTDLKAQRRMASDVLDVGKSRIWFDPEEQAEIAEAITREDIRELADEGTIRIKDAKSNSKGRARERAEKRSYGHRKGPGSRKGKSGGRKSSKDEWISRIRAQRRRLKELRDDGPLTPTQYRELYNKASGGEFDSVDRLEAYARNNYDVEIE
- a CDS encoding 50S ribosomal protein L18 gives rise to the protein MATGPRYKVPMRRRREVRTDYHQRLRLLKSGKPRLVARLSNKHVRAQLVTPGPNGDETHAAASSEDLAEYGWEAPTGNLPSAYLTGFLAGTRALEAGLEEAVLDIGLNTATPGNKVFAVQEGAIDAGLEIPHNESVLADWSRNRGEHIAEYAEQLDEPLYGGDFDATNLPEHFDDVLERLQEDA
- a CDS encoding 30S ribosomal protein S5, coding for MSQRNSNGWEPRTRLGRMVQDGDVTSMQQALDTGLPLKEAEIVDQLLPGLEDEVLDINMVQRMTDSGRRVKFRCVVAIGNRDGFLGYAEARDDQVGSAIQKAIDVAKLNIIKVDRGSGSWEDSAGGVNSLTRKAEGKAGSVTVEIMPAPQGLGLAAAETVRNILELAGVQDAWTRSNGNTRTTVNLAKATYNALKNASQSRTPRRAREKQQEAGN
- the rpmD gene encoding 50S ribosomal protein L30, which translates into the protein MQAIVQLRGDVNMSEATHDTLKMLNIHSVNHCAFVPETDTYRGMITKVNDYVAHGEPSADVVETLLRTRAEPAEGSETVDDDWIAEHTDYDDVSALAEAVVDEETTLREQGLSPVLRLHPPRGGHKGQKHVTKEGGQLGQHETEQIDELLEDMR